A portion of the Cervus elaphus chromosome X, mCerEla1.1, whole genome shotgun sequence genome contains these proteins:
- the LOC122689294 gene encoding 60S ribosomal protein L12-like, with protein sequence MLPKLDPNEIKVMYLRCTSGEVSATSALAPKISPLGLSPKKGGDDITKATGDWKGLRITVKLIIQNRQAQIEVVPSASTLIIKALKEPPRDIKKQKNIKHSGNITFDEIVNIARQMWHRSLARELSGTIKEILGTAQSVGCNVDGRHPHDIIDDINSARQWSA encoded by the coding sequence ATGCTGCCTAAATTAGACCCCAACGAGATCAAAGTCATGTACTTGAGGTGCACCAGTGGGGAAGTCAGTGCCACGTCTGCCCTGGCCCCCAAGATCAGCCCCTTGGGCCTGTCTCCAAAAAAGGGTGGTGATGATATCACCAAGGCAACTGGTGATTGGAAGGGTCTGAGGATTACAGTGAAACTGATCATTCAGAACAGACAAGCCCAGATTGAGGTGGTACCTTCTGCTTCTACCCTGATCATCAAAGCCCTCAAGGAACCACCAAGGGacataaagaagcaaaaaaacaTTAAGCACAGTGGAAACATCACTTTTGATGAGATCGTCAACATTGCCCGGCAGATGTGGCATCGGTCTCTAGCTAGAGAACTTTCTGGAACCATTAAAGAGATCCTGGGGACCGCCCAGTCTGTGGGCTGCAATGTTGATGGCCGCCACCCTCATGACATCATAGATGATATCAACAGTGCTAGGCAGTGGAGTGCCTAG